GTGCGCCGCCGCACGCTGGAGCGCGCCTGCATGGAAGCCATCGCGGCCCTGCCGGAGCCGCAGGCGCCCTCGCCCGAGACGCAACTGCTGCTGGTCGAGGCGCTGGTGCGCATCGACACCATGCTCGACGGCCTCCCGCCCAAGGCGCGCAGCGCCTTCCTGCTCTCGCGGCTCGACGGCCTCGGCTATGCCGAGATCGCGCAGCGCCTGAACGTGAGCCTGAGCTCGGTCGAGAAATACATGGCAACTGCCATCCGCCACTGCTTGGCGCTGCGATGAAACCTGCATTCCCCTCTTCTTCTCCTTCGTCCGGCGACGGCGGCAACGCCTCCGACCTGCTCGAACAGGCCATCGCCTGGGTCGTGCGGCTGGGCTCCGGCAGCGCGGACGAAACAACGCACAACGCCTGCGACGCATGGCGCGCCGCGCACCCCGCGCACGAACAGGCCTGGCAGCAGGTGCAGGCCGTGGAAGACGCCTTCCGCCAGGTGCCGCGCATCGGCAGCGGCATGAGCAGTGACATGGGCGACGCAGGCGGCGCGCTGGCCCACGGCGCGCTGCAGGCCGCGACCCTGATGCGCGCGCAACAGCAGCGGCAGCAGCAAAGCCGGCGCCGCGCGCTCAGCGTGCTGGGCCTGGCTGTCACCGGCGGCGTTGTCGGCCTGTTCGTCTGGCGCGAAACGCCCTGGGAACGGCGCACCAACTACGCCACCGCCGTGGGCGAGCGCCGGCGCGTGACGCTGGCCGACGGCACCGAGCTGAACATCAACACCGGCTCCGAGGTGCAGGTGATCTTTTCGCCGCGCCAGCGGCGCATCGTGCTGAGCCGCGGCGAGCTCTTCGTGCGCACCGGCGCCGACAGCGGCGCGCTGC
This is a stretch of genomic DNA from Variovorax paradoxus. It encodes these proteins:
- a CDS encoding FecR family protein; protein product: MKPAFPSSSPSSGDGGNASDLLEQAIAWVVRLGSGSADETTHNACDAWRAAHPAHEQAWQQVQAVEDAFRQVPRIGSGMSSDMGDAGGALAHGALQAATLMRAQQQRQQQSRRRALSVLGLAVTGGVVGLFVWRETPWERRTNYATAVGERRRVTLADGTELNINTGSEVQVIFSPRQRRIVLSRGELFVRTGADSGALLGHRAFWVETPHARFEALGTRFGVREQDDQTRLSLTEGRVAIHTEGAPPVVAQAGDGYIVRGGAAQPQRIVDRSFEPDAWTDGALVARQMRLDAFVAELARYHGTPLLCDADVASLRVSGVFQLNGPDPVGRALEALVRTLPVRLEHGTGGTLTVARR
- a CDS encoding sigma-70 family RNA polymerase sigma factor, with the translated sequence MPDRPPTRSVETLYGDHHGWLLGWLRRKLGHAGDAADLAQDTFVRVLGRPGDVEEVREPRAWLTTIAHGLVVDHVRRRTLERACMEAIAALPEPQAPSPETQLLLVEALVRIDTMLDGLPPKARSAFLLSRLDGLGYAEIAQRLNVSLSSVEKYMATAIRHCLALR